AACCAATTCAACTTAAAAGTCTTCTAAAATACCCCCCCCCCAAGCGCTATTAGTTTAAAACATGAATATATCAAAATCTTTTCCCTGGTTCTTGTAGACCAAGAAAGTTTGACGGAGAAGCCTATAGCTTCAACCAATTCAGCATATAAGTCATCTAAAATACCCCCACCCAACACAATTAGTTTAAAACATGAATCTACCATAATCTCTTTCATGGTTCTTGTAGACCAACAAAGTTTGGCAGAGGAACATATGACTTCCACTTGTTCAGCTTAAAAGTCTTCTTAAATAACCCCCACGAGAGCGTTGTTAGTTCAAAACATGAATCTGCCATGATCTCTTTCCTTGTTCTTGTAGGCCAACAAAGTTAGGCGGAGAAACCTATAAGTTCCACCAGCTCGGCTTAAAAGTCTTCTAAAATAGCTCCCAACGCTATTAGTTTAAAGAGGAATCTACCATAATCTCTTTTCTAGTTATTGCAGACCAACAAAGTTTGACAGAGAAACCTATAACTTCAACCAGTTCAACTTAAAAATCTTCTAAAATATGCCCCACCCACCCCCCAGTGTTAGTAATTTGAAACATGAATGTGCCATAATCTCTTTCCTGGTTCTCGCAGACAAAGAAAGTTTGAGAGAGAAACCTATGACTTCAACCAGTTCAACTTAAAAGTCTTCTAAAATACGCCCCTCCCCCTCAGTGTTGTAAGTTTAAAAGATGAATTTACCATAATCTCTTTCATGGTTCTTGCAGACCAAGAAAATTTGGCAGAGAAACCTATAACTTCAATCAATTTAGCATAAAAGTCTTCTAAAATACCCCCCCAACCAGCGCTATTAGTTTAAAACATGAATGTACCATATTCTCTTTTGTGCTTTTTGTAGGCCAATAGAGTTTGGCAGAGGAACCTACAATTCAACATGTTCAACTTGAAAGTCTTCTAAAACAACCCCCAATAGTAAAACATGAATCTAGCATAATCTCTTTCAACAAAGTTTGGCAGAGGAACCTATAACTTCAACCAGTTCAGCTTGAAAGCCTAAAATACCCCCCAAGTGCTATTAGCTTAAAACATGGATCTACCATAACTCTTTCCTTGCTTTTGCAGACTAATAAAGCTTCACTACTTCANNNNNNNNNNNNNNNNNNNNNNNNNNNNNNNNNNNNNNNNNNNNNNNNNNNNNNNNNNNNNNNNNNNNNNNNNNNNNNNNNNNNNNNNNNNNNNNNNNNNNNNNNNNNNNNNNNNNNNNNNNNNNNNNNNNNNNNNNNNNNNNNNNNNNNNNNNNNNNNNNNNNNNNNNNNNNNNNNNNNNNNNNNNNNNNNNNNNNNNNNNNNNNNNNNNNNNNNNNNNNNNNNNNNNNNNNNNNNNNNNNNNNNNNNNNNNNNNNNNNNNNNNNNNNNNNNNNNNNNNNNNNNNNNNNNNNNNNNNNNNNNNNNNNNNNNNNNNNNNNNNNNNNNNNNNNNNNNNNNNNNNNNNNNNNNNNNNNNNNNNNNNNNNNNNNNNNNNNNNNNNNNNNNNNNNNNNNNNNNNNNNNNNNNNNNNNNNNNNNNNNNNNNNNNNNNNNNNNNNNNNNNNNNNNNNNNNNNNNNNNNNNNNNNNNNNNNNNNNNNNNNNNNNNNNNNNNNNNNNNNNNNNNNNNNNNNNNNNNNNNNNNNNNNNNNNNNNNNNNNNNNNNNNNNNNNNNNNNNNNNNNNNNNNNNNNNNNNNNNNNNNNNNNNNNNNNNNNNNNNNNNNNNNNNNNNNNNNNNNNNNNNNNNNNNNNNNNNNNNNNNNNNNNNNNNNNNNNNNNNNNNNNNNNNNNNNNNNNNNNNNNNNNNNNNNNNNNNNNNNNNNNNNNNNNNNNNNNNNNNNNNNNNNNNNNNNNNNNNNNNNNNNNNNNNNNNNNNNNNNNNNNNNNNNNNNNNNNNNNNNNNNNNNNNNNNNNNNNNNNNNNNNNNNNNNNNNNNNNNNNNNNNNNNNNNNNNNNNNNNNNNNNNNNNNNNNNNNNNNNNNNNNNNNNNNNNNNNNNNNNNNNNNNNNNNNNNNNNNNNNNNNNNNNNNNNNNNNNNNNNNNNNNNNNNNNNNNNNNNNNNNNNNNNNNNNNNNNNNNNNNNNNNNNNNNNNNNNNNNNNNNNNNNNNNNNNNNNNNNNNNNNNNNNNNNNNNNNNNNNNNNNNNNNNNNNNNNNNNNNNNNNNNNNNNNNNNNNNNNNNNNNNNNNNNNNNNNNNNNNNNNNNNNNNNNNNNNNNNNNNNNNNNNNNNNNNNNNNNNNNNNNNNNNNNNNNNNNNNNNNNNNNNNNNNNNNNNNNNNNNNNNNNNNNNNNNNNNNNNNNNNNNNNNNNNNNNNNNNNNNNNNNNNNNNNNNNNNNNNNNNNNNNNNNNNNNNNNNNNNNNNACCCCCCCGCGCGGCGCGCGCGCTATTAGCTTAAAACATGAATCTACCATAATATATTTCCTGGTTCTTGCACACCAACAAAGTTTGGCATAGGAACCTATAACTTCGAATCAATTTAGCAAAAGAAAAAAACCAATGTCACACATGAACTCATAACAAGAACAAGTTTTAATACATGTCAAAACCCAGAAAACCAAACAAGTACCACATGTCATGCCAAGGAGGCCGCATAGACAAACAGACGCTCATAATGTTCAAAGCTGAAAATATCTGACACCTAAAAAGCAGTACAGGGATGCAAAAGGAGACATTTGAGTTTTCCCTTTCTGGATAGTCTGAGGCAGGGAAGCTACTAGTGCAGTTGATGCTTGATTGTCTGTCCCTCTCCGGTAGGTAGCAACCGATTCCACGTCAGGGTGAAGCATAGATAACCGCCAGCACACCACCATGGGCCGAGATTCTGTTCCGCTGCAGGCGAGGAGATCGAGCAAGCCGTCGAGAGAGTACCTACACATCACACGTTTCCGTCAGATACAAGTTGTCATACGTGTGTTTTGTTCAGGTAGAGTCACACAAATCAGAATAATACGGTGTTCGTTTGCACGAGCAAAGATCAGAGGCACTTAGCCGGAGGCTTCGCCGTACTACCATGTACTCGCTGACTCAACTTATAATAAAATAATTACTACTCCCTCGGTCTcataatataaaaacatttttgacacataatataagagtgttttttaccTACGGAGCGGAGAGAATGAGTGGTTTGTGCGCCTACGTaacagcgtcattttattttatttggcaaaGAAAAGTCAGCACGTGGCTTTGCGTAACCGTATGCCTTAAGCGGGATCGGAGGTAAACCGAGAATCTGGGAGGCAAAATGGGTTGGACTGAGAGCGAGCTTTTCCTCCGGACAGAAGAGTAGAGCTGGCAGACGACAACCTACTGTTCAGACGATAAGTTACTGTAACTTTTTCCTGTTGTCAGCGCCCCTTGATGATACAATGATCTGTAACCCGCATCTGGTGCCAGTTATTTTTTACAGCAATTTTGATGTTCGCGCCTGCTCCTTTTCCCGTTAAAAAAGCAAATATATTCTACTAACTACTCCATAGTGGGGTAATCAGTTGAGGTGAAGTGCCGTTGCAACCACCACGTGCATATAATAATTACGAGTATGAAACAGACGGCACGTTGAGAGAGAAATAGGACAAGCATAACAGATGGGGAGAGGCAGGCAGAGGTAAGGAGAGACAGGATGAGGTTAGAAGTTTATATATACTAAAGCGTCCTCGTTACGATTTGGTGCGTCGTGTCGCAGGGCATTTGCAGGGCACGTATAGGGTATTTAAAAAAGAAAGAGCACCTAATCAACGAGAGACATGTtatctactccctccttcccgTAATATAAATTcatttgtcccataatataagatcattttttacactagtgtagtgtagaAATCGCGATATGAAGACGAAGGGAGTAGCATGGCCGTCCCACTGCACCACGTGCTACCCAAAGGTTGTTCTGTGGTAAGATTTATGTGTAAGGTTGAGCGCACCTGGTTCGTTACTGCATCTTGCAAGTTCCCAAGTACGTGCTACTAATAAAACCTGTACCTGCCAGGATTAAGAGGTTGAGAGCGTACCACACTTTTGCAGGCCGTCTTTGAACTGATATTTTGGTTCGCGAGAGCATCCGGCGGGATGAGGGGTCACGAACAAGGATCGACTTCCACTTTCAAAACAAGCCAACGAATCAACGGAAGGGAAGGAGAGGATGCGTGTCCTAAATACCAGTGGCCATCGCTACGCAGCAGCCCCGCAGGAGCAAATCTGAACTACGTATTTGGACGGCTCGTTCTGCTCAATGTCGTTTACGGGTACAGAAAACAACAGTTCAATGTCGTTTACGGGTACAGAAAACAACAGTCGCAAAATTGAGCGGGCGTGTGCTCCGACTTAAACGACGCAACTACAGATGTGTGATGAGAATGAATCCGGCGTTTCCAAGAAAGCGCGCACAGGAATTCTGGCACTTCATATAATGGACAGAAGACTATGAAGCTATGCATTGTCTTGTGCAGCCAAGATAGAGATGCATTCTATTCAGAAGTTTAAGGTGAGATCAATTCGCACATTCTGCAGGAGCTAGGGCTTCGCACAGCCCTTTCGCACCCATCACTGCATATTTCGAATGTTTTTCGGGCCAAGACGATCCTGATGGCCCCTGCTAGGTGTGAACGTATGCTACACAAGGTTTCGCAGGGATTGGGCATCAGCAGTGTCCGCGAAGGAAAGCAAAGCACCATGCCGAAATCGTCTCATCGTAGCATGAGAAACGATAGTCTCGATGTACCACGAGAACTGCAGACTTGCAACTTACATGCAAGTGAATAATGGTTTTTGCTTTGTTTCAAATCACCAGTTTGGATTCAATAAGGCCAGCCATTACATGAAAGATGTTCATACATTATATCAATCAAAAAACTAATAATGCCTCTAGCAAGCTATGCAACATTCTACCATGACTCTTAAACTACTGCAGTCAAAACTAGAACAGACCCTAAGTAGAACAGAACTCCAGAATTCAATCAAGATAGAATACGCGGATATCAATTTATTATGCAAGCAACAAATATCAACAGATAATGCACATAAAACTATCAAGCTAATCAAAAGGATACATGTGTGAATTTGTTAGATAAACTTTAGTATCTAAGCCACTAGTTCTGATCCGCTTAATTGTACCCGTATTGCACAACCACATACCCACCACGCACATGATGCAACATTCATCTGCAGCACCTATCCTAATCTATACCATGACTTGTTAATTAATTACATGATAGCTGCAAGGTTTTCTGCCGGTCTATATTAGTGCAATTAGGATGTGCTAGGTGTGACTTCTATCTCACATTCTAAGTTTTATGGTTAGTTTAGCACTATCCAGGATGATTGGCAGTTATCAATATTTCAGGTAACAACCGCAATTTTTTAACTTTTTGGCAATTATTATATTCCTTACCAAACATCCCAGGAAACTTATGCTCCTTGATTTATCCGTGCAAAATGCGTTTCATCCTCTAAAGTTGGCTAAATCTATTACTATGTCCCTAATTTTAGCAGAAAAGATAAAGCAAACAAAATAACACACTGGGTGTAGAGGTGAGCTTACCTGAAGCAGTATTAAATATCAAGATTGGTTTCCAGATCCACGTTGTAGCTGCAGCAGTAAATTGTGAGCAAACTGGAGGGTTGCCTGGTACTTCTTGTTCTTATCCGCCTCTTCAGTAGCTTGAGCAGAACCAGAAGCAACATTTTGTTGCTGTTGTACCTGAGAGGAGAAATCCAGGTTTACCCTATCAGTGGGGAATGACGTTGACTGATGGAGCTGTGCCAAATTCCCCATCTGGTTATTTGCTGCCAATGGTCCATCATTCATTTGGTGTGGGGGAGGGACTGGTAGGTTGGTATTGCTGGACTGGAAGTTAGACTGGCTAACTGATCCTAAGGAACCGTAATTGTTTTGAGGAGCGTAATAGTGTTCTGGTTGATACTGCTGCTGTGTAGGGAGAGCAGACACGGGTCCTTGTGTAGGGAGAGGTGGAGGAGGCAAGCTTAAGGTAACCTCAGGGTTGTAAGCAGTATGTATTGGGTGCTGCTCCTGAGCACCGACCATGCCCCCATAGCTTGCTGGAGCTTGCCTGCCGAACTGCTGACCGGATTGCTGAAGATTACCCACCTTCTCAAAGGATAAATAAGAGGTCAGTGTTAGATTTTCATCTTTCCATACGATAGGAAAAGTAGATGCATCATGCAACAGTGATCCCACAGGTCTCTTCCTGTGGAGCTCGGGGTTACCTGACTATTTGCTGGAACTGTTGGCTGCACATTTGGCATAAGTTTAGCCAATGTGGCCATAATATCAGGCTTGAGTGACTGTCCTTGCTGTCCTGCTATTTGGCTCATGGGAAAGCTTGATACACCTGACTGAACTGCTTCCTCACGTAAAGATCCCCGATAATCAGCATCCTGATGATGGTTGCCATTAGCAGAGCCCATATTGTAATTTCTTTGCATCGCTAGCATGGTATCACCACCATCATAATAAGCTTGTGATTCTGGTCCAGTCAGTACAGGTCTCTGGACAGCAGCATTGGACATCTGTGGAATGTGCAGTACCACGCCATAAAGGCGCTCCGGACCATCAACTTGCAGAACATTCGTCAGGAAATCCGATGGCGGGACCAAAAACAAAGTGGTTCCTGCATCAACCTTAACAACCCCTGCGCGACTTTTTGAGCCCAAGTACCGCAGAAATTCAGTGTAAGACACAAAATCATCTTCACTGTCTGGTAAGAAGAAGACAATTTCAAAACCCGAAGCATCTCCATAGTGCTTTGCCAGCATATCTAATCCTGTTCTAGCGGAGATATTAACAATGTCCGGTCTGCAAAGAGAAGTGGAATATATGTAAGGTCAGTAAACTATACAAGAAACTTTAGAAAAAAGTTGAAGTGGTTTGTACTCACAAAGGTATCTCAATGCCCCTCCTTATAGGCAAGCAGCGAGCACGACAAACAGGAGATCCACCTTTGGCAATACTGCCACGCCAGAAGTGCCCAAGGGTTGAAGTTTGGTGTGCCGTGCCCTGGATCCGAATAACAGAGCTAAAGCTCTCATCAGCAACCGGCTGAAGACCCTCACTGCCTGCCCTTACATGGTAAGGGTCCATGCCAGCATCCAACCTCACCCTTTTGGCTTCTCTCGGATCAAGCGCATTATGAGCAGAATGTACAGTCAACAAAGATGAGCCAGCTTCAGGTGCTGGAAGGATACCACCAGTGATTGGCATTGCACCATAGTCCAAGTATCTTGATCTTCCACGTCGAGGATCATACCCTTGTGATGTGCCATGACTACTGCGACCAGCACCAAAATAATCAGGTGCGGCATATGGACTATCATTGTACATCTCTGATCTAGGGAACCCAGCAGGTGGTGTTAGGTTATCAAGTTTATTGGGTGCAAGCCCACTGCTGGAGAAAAGAACATGAATCCTTGTATCATTGAAAAGACGCCCATCTAGAAGATTCTTAGCATTAGAAGCTCCTTCAATGGTTGCAAACTCCACAAAAGCATACTGCCTTTCTGGAAAAACTTTGATGTTTGTAACCACACCATGTGCTGCCATAGCCCGCCTCAGTGCCTCCTCATTAACTTTATGTGTATTGGGTAAACCCACCCAGAGAACATTGGTAGGATTTTTTGCCTCTCTCATTCGTACTCCAGCAGAACCCTGACAAAAAGAACATGATATGACAGTAAGCAACCCGCAGATCAAAGAGGACAGTACAACAGCAAGAACCAAGAGAAGTAAACAACAGTACCTTTGCATGTCCAACTCCCATTTCACCGGGTGGCAATGATCCTCTACTGTTGAAGTTGCCTGCTTCCAACCGTTCCTATCCAAATCAGTACAAATAACTAAATAATAAGACAGCATCCCTTCAAAAACTGCAGCCTAGGAAGAACTATTCACAAACTCAGTCAACAATAATAGATGCATACCGCTCTGCCTCTGGACCTCTGGAAATCAACACACAATTCCTTGCCCCCTAAATCTGCCCCATTCAAGGCTCTATGGGCAGAAATGGCATCTTCCAGCTTCTCAAAGTCGATGTATGCAGAAGTTTGATCATGGGAGAATGCAACACCTTCAATCTTTCCAAACTTTTGAAACTCCTCCTCTACCTCCTGCTTTGAAATAGACGGACTAATTCCTCCAACCCATAGGTTCCTAACAGCTCTAGCCTGTAAAAACCAATCAACAAACACAAGTAAGCATCATGAGGGCATAAATCTTTACACAACGCCAGCATAGCAATTTCACCCTAGAACAACGATCATCAATCTAGGAGTATTTATAAAGGATAATGTTCAAAAAAGCGGAAGGCCACAGCTTAGAGCAATGGGCGCTTAAGCGCGGTTTAAGCTCGCTTGAGCATTTTTTTAAACTTGGCCAGAATTTGGCTGTTTTGAATAGTATGCACAGGAAAATAGGAAACATGGCACATGGGTAGTTGAAGTAGCATCTAAAATGCACTTCACAACATAGCAAATACACATCAGGTTCACACAGCAAGCAAAATGAGTATTGACAATTAAAATGCAGTTCAGTTCAAATAgacgggaaaattttgtttttgccactctagattttgccaattttccttatgtcactctagattttgacatttcacttttgccactcttagcttttgataatTATCACAATTATTCACATCGCACTGCAGCCAGATCCCGGGGGGATCCAAGGTGGGCGCGGATCCGAGTGGGGGAAGAAGGAGGGAGGGGGTGAGAAGTTACCGGCCGGGCGAACTCGACACGGATGAAGGCGCCCTTGACCTTGGACCCGCGGAGCGCCTCGAGGGCGGCCCGGGACTCGGCGACGGAGCGGAAAAGGACGAAGGCGTAGCTGCGGGATCCGGTGCGCGTGACGACGCAGTCGAGCGCCTCGTGCGGGGCGAAGGCCGCCATGACGTCGTCCTCGCCCGCGTGCGCGGGCAGGTTGCCGACCCACAGCGCGTTCGTCTCGTGGGCGGCCCCtagcgcggcggcggcgccggcgggctcCGATTCCTTCGGCGGGGAGGCCGACGGCCTGGCGGGAACCGCGGCCTCGGAGGGCTCCGCGGGCGGCGGCTCCGACGACATCGGCGGCGGCGGGGATCGGCGGCTTAGGGTTAGGATTTGGGGATTCGGCTGTCTGACGAGGAACGGAACGGGGCGATGTGAACGGGCCCGCGGGCCGGGCAGTATTAATACCGCGGGCGAGGCTGCGCCGACTCCGTGGCGGCACGTGGGACCCTCTCCAGCGCCTGACACCTGGAGACGCGAATCTCAAAGCGAGATCGTGAACCCTGTTTTTTTATTCCTGACCCGCAGCCGCGCCACTGAATCCCTTTTTCATTCGCAGCTGTCGCCCACgctcgcccccgccgccgccgcaactcTTATGACCGCTATGTCCCACAAGCACCGGAGCCCCTTCCCCGCTGCTATTCCCTTCCGTCCACGACCATGCTCCTCGGCGCTCCGGCAGCTCGGCCATGGAGGCTCAAATTCGTTCAGGCCACATCTTTTTTTATCAAAAGGGTTTACATCCGCGCAGCAAGAGCTCGCGGACCTAACAAGGGTAGCAGGTCAGATGTTTACGAGACTTGCCGAGGAACGAAAAGACAGGAAATTGCCACCCAGGGCAGCAACACATCCAACAAGTTTGCAAAGTACTTCTATCATCTAGTACCGAAGGAGAaagaactagcctattacaagaacCCTCTCTCGGACGAGCAGGGATCAGCGCGAGTGCGCTTTGAGCGTGAGTCCAGCTAGCCCCCCTCTCGCGCCAGTCTTGGTCCTCCCTACTAAGCAATTCGTAGCAGTTCGCCTATTCGCCAGTCAGTAGCAGTTCGCCTATTCGCCAGTCAGTAGCACAAGCTCTCCCCAAGACCACTCGAATATTTGTCCACGTCACGCTTTAAATAGTGGATAGTGGGCTGGTAGCGGATTAGGGTTAGTATAAAGGAATGCGGATATCAGGCGATATTGCGGGCGCTATGTCCGTATAGCGGATTCGTGAAACCACCAGATTATTGTGTATATTTTTAGATCATTAACAAAAAGTAATGATATTTAGTTTGAGCAATAGCGGCTGCTATCTTCGCTATTTGAAACCATGCGGCACGCCTTGAAAACAAATGTCATTACGCATGGTCCAAATGCTCCAAATGGCAGCAACACAAGCAATGTTAACAACAGTTTTCTTGTTATTATCACACCACATGGCAGACAACTCTAACATGTTTTTTGGATAACTAAAATCAGATTTCTTTCACAACCACACAGTCGAAGAACAAGTGATGTACTGATTCATCCTCATTACAAAAGACACAAGTCATGTCCTCTACGGGACATCTCTTGGCCAGATTGTCTCTAGTGAGGATCTTATTATGAAATGCAAGCCAAACGACACCAAATATCTGTTCGCGACCCGGATTTCCAATAAGTTTTTCCATACAGGGGTAGTGACCCCATTCAGGCCACATCTTTGTATGAGAACAAATTCAGAAGGAAAAGAATTGCCTATGTTCAATTTTTTTACTGCTCATAGTCAAGCACCAACGATATACAGAGAAATTAATGATTGAGTCATCTAGTGAGCCAAGGCGACGAGGCGGAGCGAGCTTAGTAGCGCACCAATGTCGGCGAGAAGCTTGGCTTCAGACAAGGCGTGCGTACAGCCTGCGTAGTGAGCCGCTGACGGTGCCACAAGTAGAGGCGCCCAGGAGCATCGCGGCGGCCGGCCGATGTGGAGAGACTGACCAGGATAGGATTCGATGGAGATTTGGTTTCAACAACGCGTTTGGTGTTAAAAGTGAAGGTTTGAGTGGTGGTCTGGTCCTACACACATACAGGTTTTATTTTCTGTATTTTTCGTACGTATTTTCTCTATATTTGTACAGGTTTTACAGAATAGTCTCTATCATATTATACACATACAAtctcatcatatcatacacatacaaatctcACATCATATCATACACACATACAAGAGTCTAATCATCATATATATCATGTCATCATCAACATCATGATCCAACACAAATGAtgcctctcgtcatcatctcgaaatagtGATAGAAATTTTCACATGTCTCGAATACATGCAACTACATGGTCATCACATGCACATGTTTCATCATCCATCTAAACTATGATATAGAAGAGAAGAGCAGTCACTATGAGGAAGAGCGAAATTATGCAGTAGCTCATGAGGCGTCGCCTCTGATCCCTCtcgcgcgctagcgtgaacctcaagtaactagctttcgCTTCCGCTCTGGTATCGAACCCTCTCTGGTTGCCGCCCGAGAACCGGTACACCTgtgcctgacactctggccactcgttGTACACTTCTGGAACCTTCCCTATCTACACGGATAGCACTTCTTTGCCATCGATGGTCTATGTACCTATCAGAGATGCATTTAACGATATATAATATGCAACATAATATACATACTCGAGCAACATGAAGAGAAAGAGTAAGCAAACAGAAGCAACATATAGTAAACATaattaacaaagttcatcgtaactAATTAACTAGCGCTACGCAAGTTCAGCAGGACTGTTTACACCATAAAGTTTCAAAGTTGTGTCGAATACATAAAGTTCAAATTCAACGGACACGCCATCATCGTGATCGTCAATCACGAGAATTTCCATTGGTCCATGTCCGTAAGGATGCACCCTAGCTTCATGAAAGGTGTCATGTCCAATCGTTGTAGGCCTATGCGAACTCGGGCGTGACCCCGCGATATAGGGCCACCATGGAACTGACGGAaatctgccctagaggcaatagtaaagttattatttatttacttaattcatgataaatgtttattattcatactagaattgtattaagcggaaacttagtacatgtgtgaatacatagacaaagcatattgtccctagtatgcctctatttgactagctcgttaatcaaagatggttatgtttcctaaccatagacatgtgttgtcatttgatgaacaggatcacatcattaggagaatgatgtgatggacatgacccatcccttagcttagcattatgatcgttacagtttcattgctactgctctctgcatgacttatacatgttcctcagactacgagattatgcaactcccaaataccggaggaacactttgtgtgctaccaaacgtcacaacgtaaatggaagattataaaggtgttctacaggtgtctccgaaggtgtttgttgggttggcataaatcgagattaggatttttcactccgtgtttcgaagaggtatctctaggccctctcggtaatactcatcactataagccttgcacgcattgtgactaatgagttagttgcgggacgaagtattacataacgagtaaagagacttgccggtaacgagattgaactaggtatgatgataccgatgatcgaatctcgggcaagtaacataccgatgacaaagggaacaacatatgttgttatgcggtttcaccgataaagatcttcatagaatatgtaggaaccaatatgagcatccaggttccgctattggttattgaccggagatgtgtctcggtcatgtctacatagttctcgaacctgtagggtccgcacgctgaacgctcgatgatgatttgtattatgagttatgtgatttgatgaccgaagtttgttaggagtTCCAGATGAggtcacgaacatgatgaggagtctcgaaatggtcgagaggtaaa
Above is a window of Triticum dicoccoides isolate Atlit2015 ecotype Zavitan chromosome 5B, WEW_v2.0, whole genome shotgun sequence DNA encoding:
- the LOC119311148 gene encoding flowering time control protein FPA-like isoform X2, whose protein sequence is MSSEPPPAEPSEAAVPARPSASPPKESEPAGAAAALGAAHETNALWVGNLPAHAGEDDVMAAFAPHEALDCVVTRTGSRSYAFVLFRSVAESRAALEALRGSKVKGAFIRVEFARPARAVRNLWVGGISPSISKQEVEEEFQKFGKIEGVAFSHDQTSAYIDFEKLEDAISAHRALNGADLGGKELCVDFQRSRGRAERLEAGNFNSRGSLPPGEMGVGHAKGSAGVRMREAKNPTNVLWVGLPNTHKVNEEALRRAMAAHGVVTNIKVFPERQYAFVEFATIEGASNAKNLLDGRLFNDTRIHVLFSSSGLAPNKLDNLTPPAGFPRSEMYNDSPYAAPDYFGAGRSSHGTSQGYDPRRGRSRYLDYGAMPITGGILPAPEAGSSLLTVHSAHNALDPREAKRVRLDAGMDPYHVRAGSEGLQPVADESFSSVIRIQGTAHQTSTLGHFWRGSIAKGGSPVCRARCLPIRRGIEIPLPDIVNISARTGLDMLAKHYGDASGFEIVFFLPDSEDDFVSYTEFLRYLGSKSRAGVVKVDAGTTLFLVPPSDFLTNVLQVDGPERLYGVVLHIPQMSNAAVQRPVLTGPESQAYYDGGDTMLAMQRNYNMGSANGNHHQDADYRGSLREEAVQSGVSSFPMSQIAGQQGQSLKPDIMATLAKLMPNVQPTVPANSQVGNLQQSGQQFGRQAPASYGGMVGAQEQHPIHTAYNPEVQQQQNVASGSAQATEEADKNKKYQATLQFAHNLLLQLQRGSGNQS
- the LOC119311148 gene encoding flowering time control protein FPA-like isoform X1 encodes the protein MSSEPPPAEPSEAAVPARPSASPPKESEPAGAAAALGAAHETNALWVGNLPAHAGEDDVMAAFAPHEALDCVVTRTGSRSYAFVLFRSVAESRAALEALRGSKVKGAFIRVEFARPARAVRNLWVGGISPSISKQEVEEEFQKFGKIEGVAFSHDQTSAYIDFEKLEDAISAHRALNGADLGGKELCVDFQRSRGRAERLEAGNFNSRGSLPPGEMGVGHAKGSAGVRMREAKNPTNVLWVGLPNTHKVNEEALRRAMAAHGVVTNIKVFPERQYAFVEFATIEGASNAKNLLDGRLFNDTRIHVLFSSSGLAPNKLDNLTPPAGFPRSEMYNDSPYAAPDYFGAGRSSHGTSQGYDPRRGRSRYLDYGAMPITGGILPAPEAGSSLLTVHSAHNALDPREAKRVRLDAGMDPYHVRAGSEGLQPVADESFSSVIRIQGTAHQTSTLGHFWRGSIAKGGSPVCRARCLPIRRGIEIPLPDIVNISARTGLDMLAKHYGDASGFEIVFFLPDSEDDFVSYTEFLRYLGSKSRAGVVKVDAGTTLFLVPPSDFLTNVLQVDGPERLYGVVLHIPQMSNAAVQRPVLTGPESQAYYDGGDTMLAMQRNYNMGSANGNHHQDADYRGSLREEAVQSGVSSFPMSQIAGQQGQSLKPDIMATLAKLMPNVQPTVPANSQVGNLQQSGQQFGRQAPASYGGMVGAQEQHPIHTAYNPEVTLSLPPPPLPTQGPVSALPTQQQYQPEHYYAPQNNYGSLGSVSQSNFQSSNTNLPVPPPHQMNDGPLAANNQMGNLAQLHQSTSFPTDRVNLDFSSQVQQQQNVASGSAQATEEADKNKKYQATLQFAHNLLLQLQRGSGNQS